A genomic stretch from Prochlorococcus marinus str. MIT 9312 includes:
- a CDS encoding UvrD-helicase domain-containing protein, which translates to MDINQINLDNKFKLVEASAGTGKSFTLAHLVLRNVLEKKIKPDEILLLSFTKNTCSELRDKILLRFQDLKLYLQNHNESKIDNTLKDWYLKFKEKEKSKKKIISEIDNFVNEIYKLQVTTFHSFCNNIINEYSIEIGVTQDPYIENNIDNLYKDVIDNLWIDSFLNLNHELISAVNQKKISSRFGSRINKSFFVGILKNIDQENIYKFEINNKYQIIDLNNYFNDFFYLNWNEFCVEWNKKGKELFLQLIELGKLIKESGGKSQIYAAKPRNDKFNQINCWIENINKRLNSKNVIDFVYDISKDDLLSKYFYNENISKEINKYNLKLDFTKFNLLQDKIYKIKEGFYTEFVRIFTQLAYIKLIELKKSFSIFNFNDLIKTVENKFLDSEISNSITLSKIQKNFKCVLVDEFQDTDNTQWNLIKKFFNTKNHFLLCVGDPKQAIYKFRGGDIETYLDARSNAIEVFSLTDNYRSSKNLIDVLNKLYKNGLKQSKLNYRKLTSRINENINSEFKFKDVFEIVEFSKKETDIEDLVTHYIVNFILNNKEIDINKIAILTLNNSQCLDLKKKLNQFNLPCKIQNKQNIFDTEASSLLFLFIECLLNPRFLKNITLLAASKFIEIELEELLDDGISNNLEILINKCITWSQELKEKGFLNIVNELLINYNSSSIIQDLDLNSNLFQLSEIVEIELMNNDFNLNKVFNWYKNQLDHILRICSGEDFLTKDYNLQNGINLSTIHSSKGLEFEIVLCPYLSIISNKSNKIKGPLWKSNIDRNIYINISNNYAKVEKFKLIEEEDLFKESERLIYVALTRSKYKLIVFNDLEDTNNILNIDLLNNLENINNYKSTFEDRIEKEKIKEIFAKFQTKRLNNNLWKIHNFNKKISKEFNSDQFISYSSYSSWISKDKNIDAVINQYKDYEDNISIIKESNLRKSMNYPNYFSYPNPLSEFPKGTIAGTCLHKIIERFEFRNNNNQELIDLIIEELNFHQIDTSLAFKVKDAILRIINLSLGSELQNKKLVDIPNDYLIKELKYDLTLSYEGRNINSYDISKCFLLDQEYEFGEEYANKINDLQIMNKGFHSGCIDCVFPVGNKLEDSKWWVIDWKSNFISGIDNSDCLPRNYNYENMRNEMIKHHYPLQSHLYLLALHRLLKWRLKNYQPHIHLGGYIYLFLKGLPDFELFEKSKSKDISPGIFIGKAPLKRINYLDNLF; encoded by the coding sequence ATGGATATTAATCAAATTAATTTAGATAACAAATTTAAATTAGTAGAAGCAAGTGCAGGAACTGGCAAAAGTTTCACTTTAGCTCACCTGGTTTTAAGAAATGTTTTGGAGAAAAAAATTAAACCAGATGAGATACTCTTATTAAGTTTTACAAAAAATACGTGTTCTGAATTACGAGATAAAATACTTTTGAGATTTCAGGATTTAAAATTATATTTGCAAAATCATAATGAAAGTAAGATAGATAATACCCTTAAGGATTGGTATCTAAAATTTAAGGAGAAGGAAAAATCCAAGAAAAAAATTATATCCGAAATTGATAATTTTGTTAATGAAATTTACAAGTTACAAGTAACTACATTCCATTCTTTTTGTAATAATATTATTAATGAATATAGTATTGAAATAGGTGTAACTCAAGATCCATACATTGAGAATAATATAGATAATTTGTATAAAGATGTAATAGATAATTTGTGGATTGATTCTTTTCTTAATCTTAATCATGAGCTTATTTCGGCAGTTAACCAAAAAAAAATAAGTTCTAGATTTGGCAGTAGGATCAATAAGTCATTTTTTGTAGGAATTTTAAAAAATATAGATCAAGAAAATATCTATAAATTTGAAATAAATAATAAATATCAGATTATTGATTTAAATAACTATTTTAATGATTTTTTTTATTTAAATTGGAACGAGTTTTGTGTTGAATGGAATAAGAAAGGTAAGGAATTATTTTTACAACTCATAGAGTTGGGAAAATTAATTAAGGAGAGTGGTGGTAAAAGTCAAATATATGCAGCAAAACCAAGAAATGATAAGTTTAATCAAATAAATTGTTGGATTGAAAATATTAACAAAAGGCTTAATTCTAAAAATGTGATTGATTTTGTATATGATATTTCTAAAGATGATCTTTTATCTAAATATTTTTACAATGAAAATATATCTAAAGAAATTAATAAATATAATCTAAAATTAGATTTTACTAAATTTAATTTATTACAAGATAAAATTTATAAAATAAAAGAAGGTTTCTATACCGAATTTGTAAGAATATTTACCCAATTAGCTTATATAAAATTAATTGAATTAAAGAAAAGTTTTTCTATTTTCAACTTCAATGATCTTATAAAGACTGTAGAAAATAAATTTCTAGATTCAGAAATTAGTAATAGTATTACTCTATCTAAAATTCAAAAAAATTTTAAATGTGTCTTAGTAGATGAGTTTCAAGATACAGATAATACCCAATGGAATTTAATAAAAAAGTTCTTTAATACTAAAAATCATTTTTTACTTTGTGTAGGTGATCCAAAACAAGCGATCTACAAATTTAGAGGTGGAGATATTGAAACTTACTTAGATGCAAGATCTAATGCAATCGAAGTTTTTAGTCTTACAGATAACTATAGATCCTCAAAAAATTTAATTGATGTTCTTAATAAACTTTATAAGAATGGACTTAAACAATCAAAACTAAACTATAGGAAATTAACCTCTAGAATTAATGAAAATATTAATTCTGAATTTAAATTTAAGGATGTATTTGAAATTGTAGAATTTTCAAAAAAGGAGACTGATATAGAGGATCTTGTAACTCATTACATAGTTAACTTTATTTTAAATAATAAAGAAATTGATATTAATAAAATTGCGATTCTTACATTAAATAATTCGCAATGCTTAGATTTAAAAAAAAAATTAAATCAGTTTAACCTCCCATGCAAAATTCAAAATAAACAAAATATTTTTGATACAGAAGCAAGTTCTCTACTATTTTTATTCATTGAATGTTTATTAAATCCGAGGTTTTTAAAAAATATAACTTTACTTGCTGCTTCAAAGTTTATAGAAATAGAATTAGAAGAATTACTTGATGATGGAATTAGTAATAATTTAGAAATTTTAATTAATAAATGCATTACTTGGTCCCAGGAACTAAAAGAAAAAGGTTTTTTAAATATTGTTAATGAACTCCTTATAAATTACAATTCATCCTCGATTATTCAAGATCTAGATTTAAATTCAAATTTATTTCAACTTTCAGAAATTGTTGAAATAGAATTAATGAATAATGATTTTAATCTCAATAAAGTTTTTAACTGGTATAAAAATCAGTTAGATCATATTCTAAGAATTTGTAGTGGAGAAGATTTTTTGACGAAAGATTATAATCTTCAAAATGGAATAAATCTTTCTACCATTCATAGTAGTAAAGGCCTAGAATTTGAAATAGTCCTATGTCCATATCTATCAATTATTTCAAATAAGTCAAATAAAATTAAAGGCCCTCTTTGGAAATCAAATATTGATAGAAACATATACATTAATATTTCTAATAATTACGCGAAGGTTGAAAAATTTAAATTAATAGAAGAAGAAGATTTATTTAAAGAGAGTGAAAGGTTAATTTATGTGGCACTTACAAGGAGCAAATATAAACTTATAGTTTTTAATGATTTGGAAGATACAAATAATATTTTAAATATCGATTTACTTAATAATTTAGAAAATATTAATAATTATAAGTCTACTTTTGAAGATAGGATAGAAAAAGAGAAAATAAAAGAAATTTTTGCTAAGTTCCAAACCAAGAGATTGAATAATAATCTTTGGAAAATCCATAACTTTAATAAAAAGATATCTAAAGAATTTAATTCTGATCAATTTATTTCTTATTCAAGTTATTCTTCTTGGATAAGTAAAGATAAAAATATTGATGCAGTCATTAATCAATATAAGGATTATGAAGATAATATATCAATTATCAAAGAGTCTAATCTTAGGAAATCAATGAATTATCCTAATTATTTTTCTTATCCAAATCCCTTAAGTGAATTCCCAAAAGGAACTATTGCTGGGACTTGTCTGCACAAAATAATAGAAAGATTTGAATTTAGAAATAATAATAATCAAGAATTAATTGATTTAATTATTGAGGAATTGAACTTTCATCAAATCGATACTTCTTTGGCTTTTAAAGTAAAAGATGCGATTTTGAGAATTATAAATTTATCTTTAGGAAGTGAATTACAAAACAAGAAACTAGTGGATATTCCAAATGATTACTTAATTAAGGAGCTTAAATATGATTTAACTCTATCTTATGAAGGTAGAAATATTAATTCTTATGATATATCAAAATGCTTTCTTTTAGATCAGGAATATGAATTTGGTGAAGAATATGCAAACAAAATAAATGATCTTCAAATCATGAATAAAGGCTTTCATTCAGGATGTATTGATTGTGTTTTCCCTGTAGGTAATAAATTAGAAGATAGTAAATGGTGGGTAATTGATTGGAAAAGTAATTTTATTTCTGGAATTGATAATAGTGATTGTTTACCAAGAAACTATAACTATGAAAATATGAGAAATGAAATGATTAAACATCATTATCCATTGCAATCTCACCTTTATTTATTAGCATTGCATAGATTATTAAAGTGGCGACTTAAAAATTATCAACCACATATACATCTAGGAGGATATATTTATTTGTTTTTAAAGGGATTGCCAGATTTTGAATTATTTGAAAAATCTAAGTCGAAAGATATATCGCCAGGTATTTTTATTGGCAAAGCACCTTTAAAGAGAATTAATTATTTAGATAACCTTTTTTAG
- a CDS encoding DEAD/DEAH box helicase — MALKKDGNSVDNGQEKSQHDDASLLEIKNLENKTDIKSQPLEISIGNDNENGFLDFGFNQSILNSLSNKGYKNPTPIQKAAIPELMLGRDLLGQAQTGTGKTAAFALPLIEKLADNKELNAKVLVMTPTRELATQVAESFKSYSSESTNFKTIAIYGGTDYRNQIYALKRKVDVVVGTPGRIMDHIRQGTFKVNSINCLVLDEADEMLNMGFLEDIEWIIDQLPKNKQMVLFSATMPNEIRNIAKKYLNDPAEILIKSVKKETQLISQKFLYVQRHHKLDALKRILELNNEGVIIFVRTKLLTTSIAEALENLGHSVAVLNGDIPQNQRENTVDRLKKGFIDILVATDVAARGLDVERIKLVVNYDFPFDKETYTHRIGRTGRAGRSGEAILFVNHREKHFLRNLENSTRTKIEEINIPSNKIINEKRMEKLIENVNESSLAKEDNEENKALIIDVLDNLKEKHSMDDSNIAMAAINLVIGNKAFFVNEDDSWIHKQNNTDRNRSNRNGNNRMRNSNRRNNFQNDSFETYKFDFGKFDGVRVANIISSICNSTNINGRSIGKIQIFNDYSLVDLPRDLHRETKNKLKKIKVRN; from the coding sequence ATGGCTTTAAAAAAAGATGGCAACTCAGTTGATAATGGGCAGGAAAAATCTCAGCATGATGACGCGTCCCTTCTCGAGATAAAGAACTTAGAAAACAAAACAGATATTAAATCTCAACCATTGGAAATATCAATAGGAAATGATAATGAGAATGGGTTTCTCGATTTTGGGTTTAATCAATCGATCTTAAATTCGTTAAGCAATAAAGGATATAAAAATCCAACTCCTATCCAAAAAGCTGCAATTCCGGAACTAATGTTAGGCAGAGATTTATTAGGCCAAGCTCAAACTGGAACAGGAAAGACTGCAGCTTTCGCATTACCATTAATAGAAAAACTTGCAGATAATAAAGAATTAAATGCCAAGGTTTTAGTTATGACCCCTACTAGAGAGTTGGCAACTCAAGTTGCAGAATCTTTTAAAAGTTATAGTTCTGAATCTACTAATTTTAAGACAATTGCAATATATGGAGGCACCGACTATCGAAATCAAATTTATGCGTTAAAAAGAAAAGTTGACGTAGTAGTTGGAACCCCTGGCCGAATAATGGATCATATAAGGCAGGGAACCTTTAAAGTTAATAGCATAAATTGTCTTGTTTTAGATGAGGCCGATGAAATGTTAAATATGGGTTTTCTTGAAGATATTGAATGGATAATAGATCAACTACCTAAAAATAAGCAGATGGTATTGTTTTCAGCAACAATGCCTAATGAGATTAGAAACATAGCAAAAAAATATCTAAATGATCCCGCCGAAATATTAATCAAAAGTGTCAAAAAAGAAACCCAATTAATTTCGCAAAAATTTCTTTACGTCCAAAGGCATCATAAATTAGATGCTTTAAAAAGAATATTAGAACTTAATAACGAGGGAGTAATAATTTTTGTAAGGACAAAACTACTTACTACTTCAATAGCAGAAGCTTTAGAAAATTTAGGTCATAGTGTGGCAGTGCTTAATGGAGATATTCCTCAAAATCAAAGAGAAAATACTGTAGATAGATTAAAAAAAGGATTTATTGATATTCTTGTTGCAACTGATGTTGCAGCTAGAGGATTAGATGTAGAGAGGATAAAACTAGTTGTTAATTACGATTTTCCTTTTGATAAGGAAACATATACTCATAGAATTGGAAGGACTGGAAGGGCAGGCAGATCCGGAGAGGCAATTTTATTCGTTAATCATAGAGAAAAACATTTTCTAAGAAACTTAGAAAACTCAACAAGAACTAAGATTGAAGAAATTAATATACCAAGCAATAAAATAATAAATGAAAAAAGGATGGAGAAACTTATAGAGAACGTTAATGAGAGTTCTTTAGCTAAAGAAGATAATGAAGAAAATAAAGCTTTGATTATTGATGTACTAGATAATTTAAAAGAAAAACACTCTATGGATGACTCAAATATTGCAATGGCTGCGATTAATTTAGTAATAGGTAATAAAGCATTTTTTGTTAATGAAGATGATTCTTGGATTCATAAACAAAATAATACTGATAGAAATAGATCAAATAGAAATGGTAATAATCGTATGAGAAATTCAAATAGAAGAAATAATTTTCAAAATGATTCTTTTGAAACCTACAAATTTGACTTTGGTAAATTTGATGGTGTTAGAGTAGCAAATATTATATCCTCAATCTGTAATTCAACTAATATAAATGGTAGATCCATAGGTAAGATACAGATTTTTAATGATTATAGTTTGGTTGATTTACCTAGAGATCTGCATAGAGAAACTAAAAATAAATTAAAAAAAATTAAAGTAAGAAACTAA
- a CDS encoding methyltransferase family protein, translating to MTIFNLKIFHKGAYQIILVFLQFFIISLHFFQWEFIPQKQIIQVSPLSYLVGFLIIIIAFIILLVAIKDLGKNLSPFPRPLNNSDLVTTGIYRFTRHPMYYSLIFISFGVFITKLSIYYLFLSISLVLIIKFKIDLEEQYLNNKYKNYLLYKNEVKY from the coding sequence ATGACTATATTTAATTTGAAAATTTTTCATAAAGGTGCTTATCAAATAATCCTTGTTTTTTTACAGTTCTTTATTATTAGTCTCCATTTTTTTCAATGGGAATTTATTCCACAAAAACAAATAATTCAAGTTAGTCCTTTATCTTATTTAGTGGGGTTTTTAATTATCATAATCGCTTTCATAATATTGTTAGTTGCAATTAAAGACTTAGGTAAAAATTTATCCCCTTTCCCAAGACCTTTAAACAATAGTGATCTTGTAACTACAGGTATTTATCGATTTACGCGTCATCCTATGTACTATTCTTTAATATTTATTTCCTTTGGCGTTTTTATAACCAAGCTATCTATTTATTACTTATTTTTATCAATAAGTCTGGTTTTAATAATTAAATTTAAGATTGATTTAGAAGAACAATATTTAAACAATAAATATAAGAATTACTTACTTTATAAAAATGAGGTCAAATATTAA
- a CDS encoding ABC transporter ATP-binding protein — protein sequence MRSKNNQNPIIRLYLNLIEERRLLFFAFFSSIINKILDLAPPVIIGLAVDIVVKEQNSWISGFGIKAVPAQLIFLAFASGIVWSGESSFEYLYSILWRNLAQLSQHKLRIKAYEHIQELDMDFFENDNTGRLLSILNDDINQLERFLDQGANQIIQLFITVLIIGGTMIFVAPKIALFAFFPIPIIFLGSIKFQRKLAPKYRDVRNKAGLLASRLNNNLSGILTIKSFTKEKWELNRLNKESLAYQRSNKAAIKLSSAFIPLIRFAILFAFIAILLIGGFQTWNKTLNVGTYSFLVFITQRLLWPLTTLGHVLDDFQRSMASIDRVIDLIDTPIKIKDGKIKIEPKDIKGEIIFNNVNFNYPGRDLTLKNINFKIEKNSTLGIVGLTGSGKSTIIKLLLRIYDSNNGSITLDDISIKEINLRNLRKCISLVSQETYLFHGSVQENIAYGSINPSFKDIIKASKIAEAHKFIEQLPDGYKTIVGERGQRLSGGQRQRIALARAVLKDAPILILDEATASVDNETEALIQKSLSKITKERTTIVIAHRLSTIKNADNIIVIDKGKIVESGKHEKLLDQNKIYADLWIVQLGI from the coding sequence ATGAGGTCTAAGAACAATCAAAATCCAATAATTAGACTTTATTTGAATCTTATTGAAGAAAGAAGATTACTATTTTTTGCTTTTTTTAGTTCCATAATTAATAAAATATTAGATTTAGCCCCCCCTGTAATAATTGGTCTTGCAGTGGATATCGTTGTAAAAGAACAGAATTCATGGATTTCTGGTTTTGGGATAAAAGCAGTTCCAGCACAATTAATTTTTCTTGCATTTGCATCAGGAATAGTTTGGTCTGGTGAATCTTCTTTTGAATATTTATATTCGATTTTATGGAGAAATTTGGCTCAGCTATCGCAACATAAACTAAGAATAAAAGCTTATGAGCATATACAGGAATTAGATATGGATTTTTTTGAAAATGATAATACTGGAAGACTATTATCTATTTTGAATGATGATATAAATCAACTCGAGAGATTTCTAGACCAAGGGGCTAATCAGATTATTCAGTTATTTATAACTGTGTTAATAATTGGGGGCACTATGATTTTTGTTGCCCCAAAAATTGCTTTGTTTGCTTTCTTTCCTATTCCAATCATATTTTTAGGATCAATTAAATTTCAAAGGAAGCTCGCTCCAAAATACAGAGATGTAAGAAATAAAGCTGGGCTGTTGGCATCAAGACTTAATAATAATTTAAGTGGAATTCTGACCATTAAAAGTTTTACTAAGGAAAAATGGGAACTAAATAGATTAAATAAAGAAAGTCTCGCTTATCAAAGAAGTAATAAGGCTGCGATAAAATTATCTTCAGCTTTTATCCCTCTTATAAGATTTGCAATATTATTTGCCTTTATAGCAATTCTACTAATTGGAGGTTTCCAAACTTGGAATAAGACACTTAATGTAGGTACTTATAGTTTCTTAGTATTTATTACACAAAGACTATTATGGCCTCTAACTACTTTGGGACATGTTTTAGATGATTTTCAGAGATCTATGGCATCAATAGATAGAGTAATTGATCTCATAGATACACCTATAAAAATAAAAGATGGGAAAATAAAAATTGAACCTAAAGATATTAAAGGAGAAATTATTTTTAATAATGTAAATTTTAATTATCCTGGACGAGATTTAACTTTAAAAAACATAAATTTCAAAATTGAAAAAAACTCAACATTAGGAATTGTTGGTTTAACAGGTTCTGGGAAAAGTACAATAATAAAACTTCTTCTTAGGATTTATGATAGTAATAATGGCTCAATAACCTTGGATGACATTTCTATTAAAGAAATAAATTTGAGGAATTTAAGAAAGTGCATATCTTTAGTAAGTCAAGAAACTTATTTATTTCATGGCAGCGTACAAGAAAATATTGCTTATGGCTCAATTAACCCAAGTTTTAAAGATATCATTAAAGCGTCAAAGATTGCTGAAGCTCATAAATTTATTGAACAATTGCCAGATGGTTATAAAACTATAGTAGGAGAAAGGGGGCAAAGGCTCTCAGGAGGTCAACGCCAAAGAATTGCCTTGGCTAGAGCTGTTTTAAAGGATGCTCCAATATTAATATTAGATGAGGCTACGGCCTCAGTTGATAATGAAACAGAGGCTTTAATTCAAAAATCATTATCTAAAATTACAAAAGAAAGAACCACTATAGTAATAGCTCATAGATTAAGCACTATAAAAAATGCGGATAATATTATTGTTATTGATAAGGGTAAAATAGTTGAAAGTGGAAAACATGAAAAACTATTAGATCAGAACAAAATATATGCTGATTTGTGGATTGTTCAATTAGGAATCTAG
- a CDS encoding AAA family ATPase has protein sequence MTKTTTDIEKFEYYHIFNLILGIFKFNEKKYGNFVKDAIRILLEVEKNGETIIDVDNSLIIFEFFEDGWPNKHIDVLKNIGLIGSLNSPFVLVNRKLSLSKWSKKIERVMNLFLKKIDTDNLMNPIIYKDDNKIDQIKNIFKYSNLVFLQGGPGTGKTTLIINLILELLRMDNFLNIGLSAPTGKATARLKEALNDKNISFSKFLDQIEFQTLHRWILNSQNKSLKLKFKLKELDIFIIDEMSMVNIDLIESVLSLLAKDCKIILVGDKNQLSPVNNCSIWNYLFEYGENSSIKSSVVNLEKTYRNIGDIALISSLIFNNDCSLLNQKIKELEKDNNSKEVTISKSTEKDIPKDLFFSITSHLNKLNLSTSNLSKKKYIFDEGIDNLLLNEKDLVDKIFLDLQSYLILCEKNSGIWSVEYLNEIVFGQKKPYDLKTLNEGVPIMCTKNNIELGLSNGDIGVIIGLKNKRKYLFRKFNDNNEEIVALIDPSNLENVVPAIAITIHKSQGSESEKVSILWSQKYRRNQYAVKEKKDNENIFCRDNFERRLLYTAVTRAKKFLNIYYLN, from the coding sequence ATGACTAAAACTACTACGGATATTGAAAAGTTCGAATATTATCATATATTTAATTTAATCTTAGGTATTTTCAAATTCAATGAAAAAAAATATGGAAATTTCGTAAAAGATGCAATAAGAATTTTATTAGAGGTTGAAAAAAATGGTGAAACTATTATTGATGTAGATAATAGTTTAATAATCTTTGAATTTTTTGAAGATGGCTGGCCTAATAAACATATAGATGTTCTAAAAAATATAGGCTTGATAGGTTCCCTTAATTCTCCATTCGTATTAGTAAATAGAAAATTATCCCTATCAAAATGGTCAAAAAAGATAGAAAGAGTTATGAATTTATTTTTAAAAAAAATAGATACCGATAATTTAATGAACCCGATAATTTATAAAGATGATAATAAAATTGATCAAATTAAAAATATATTTAAATATTCAAACTTAGTTTTCCTTCAAGGAGGACCAGGTACGGGTAAAACCACTTTAATAATAAACTTAATACTAGAACTCCTTCGAATGGATAACTTTTTAAATATTGGTTTGTCTGCTCCAACAGGTAAAGCTACAGCTCGTCTAAAAGAAGCTCTTAATGATAAAAATATTTCCTTTAGCAAATTTCTAGACCAAATAGAATTTCAAACTTTACATAGATGGATTTTAAATTCTCAAAATAAATCTCTTAAGTTGAAATTTAAACTAAAAGAACTTGATATTTTTATAATTGATGAAATGTCAATGGTTAATATTGATTTGATTGAATCAGTTTTAAGTTTGCTAGCAAAGGACTGTAAAATTATTTTAGTTGGAGATAAAAATCAATTGTCTCCAGTAAATAACTGTTCTATCTGGAATTATTTGTTTGAATATGGTGAAAATAGTTCAATTAAATCATCTGTAGTAAATTTAGAAAAAACTTATAGAAATATTGGAGATATAGCATTAATTAGTAGTTTAATATTTAATAATGATTGTTCCTTACTTAATCAAAAGATAAAAGAATTAGAAAAAGATAACAATTCAAAAGAAGTTACTATTTCAAAAAGTACAGAAAAAGATATTCCAAAAGATCTATTTTTTTCTATTACAAGTCATCTAAATAAGTTAAATCTTTCAACTTCAAATTTAAGTAAAAAAAAATATATATTTGATGAGGGTATTGATAATTTATTGCTTAATGAAAAAGATTTAGTAGATAAGATATTTCTGGATTTACAAAGTTACTTGATTTTATGTGAAAAAAATTCTGGAATATGGAGTGTTGAATATTTGAATGAAATTGTTTTTGGTCAAAAAAAACCATATGACCTTAAAACTCTTAACGAGGGTGTTCCGATAATGTGTACAAAAAATAATATTGAACTTGGATTGTCAAATGGTGATATCGGAGTAATTATAGGTTTAAAAAATAAAAGAAAATATCTTTTTAGAAAATTTAATGATAATAACGAAGAAATTGTCGCATTAATTGATCCATCTAATTTAGAAAATGTTGTGCCAGCAATAGCCATTACTATTCATAAATCTCAAGGAAGTGAATCTGAGAAAGTAAGCATTTTGTGGTCACAAAAATATAGAAGAAATCAATATGCTGTAAAAGAAAAGAAAGATAATGAAAATATCTTTTGCAGAGATAATTTTGAAAGAAGGTTACTTTATACTGCTGTTACAAGAGCGAAAAAGTTTCTAAATATATATTATTTAAATTAA